In the genome of Takifugu rubripes chromosome 18, fTakRub1.2, whole genome shotgun sequence, one region contains:
- the ppfia2 gene encoding liprin-alpha-2 isoform X8 has protein sequence MMCEVMPTISEDTALSQRGSQSSASDPDSHFEQLMVNMLDERDRLLDTLRETQESLSLAQQHLQDVIYDRDSLQRQLSSALPQEFAALTKELNACREQLLEKEEEISELKAERNNTRLLLEHLECLVSRHERSLRMTVVKRQAQSPSGVSSEVEVLKALKSLFEHHKALDEKVRERLRVSLERVSALEEELTAANQEIVALREQNAHLQRKVASGEGEDDLLEGEAQQKIHGKRLSNGSLEPSHEASQVVELQDLLEKQNYELAQMKERMSSLSSRVSEVEQELETARKDLIKSEEMNNKYQRDIKEAMCQKEDMEERIVTLEKRYLSAQRESTTVHDINDKLENELANKEAFLRQMEEKNRQLQERLELAEQKLQQTMRKAETLPEVEAELAQRIAALTKSDSSSSSSPDDYHFVMEAKLQDMNSILRKAEERHGSIEERMRHLECQLEEKNQELLRARQREKMNEEHNKRLSDTVDRLLTESNERLQLHLKERMAALEEKNLLIQDSEGYRKQYEESIHEKSQLAEEIEKLRSELDQFRLRAGSLTDPTLSRSHLDTSGDLRFSLGSLAETQSDHYRSAKVIRRPRRGRMGLRDAKAKSLGEQEWRSQQLGVLGGHFESDTEMSDIDDDDRETLFSSMDLLSPSGHSDAQTLAMMLQEQLDAINKEIRLIQEEKESTELRAEEIENRVASVSLEGLNLARMHHHGASITASATASSLASSSPPSGHSTPKLDPRSPARDMERMGVMTLPSDLRKHRRKIAAVDEDGREDKATIKCETSPPPTPRTVRMTHTLPASSHNDARGMGASLEAEASTLSSVASSQDSLHKQPKKKGIKSSIGRLFGKKEKGRMAHLAHRHVMLDPQATMMDLDGAGQDMGVSKLGTQAEKDRRLKKNGHELLEEARRKGLPFAQWDGPTVVAWLELWLGMPAWYVAACRANVKSGAIMSALSDTEIQREIGISNPLHRLKLRLAIQEMVSLTSPSAPPTSRTPSGNVWVTHEEMETMAAPSKTKSQSEEGSWAQTLAYGDMNHEWIGNEWLPSLGLPQYRSYFMECLVDARMLDHLTKKDLRVHLKMVDSFHRTSLQYGIMCLKKLNYDRKELERRREHSQHEIRDVLVWSNERVIRWVQSVGLRDYANILLESGVHGALVALDDNFDYSSLGLLLQIPTQNTQARQILEREYNNLLALGTDRRLDECDDKDFRGPSWRRQFPPRDIHGISMMPGSAETLPAGFRLTTTSGHSRRLPPEAAVLNGD, from the exons GAGTTCGCCGCCCTCACCAAGGAGCTGAACGCCTGccgggagcagctgctggagaaggaggaggagatctcGGAGCTGAAAGCCGAGAGGAACAACACCAGG CTCCTGCTCGAGCATCTGGAGTGCCTGGTGTCCCGACACGAGCGCTCGCTCCGCATGACCGTGGTCAAGCGCCAGGCTCAGTCTCCCTCGGGGGTCTCCAGCGAAGTCGAGGTCCTCAAAGCGCTCAAGTCCTTGTTTGAACACCACAAAGCCCTCGATGAGAAG gTGAGGGAGAGGCTCCGGGTGTCTCTGGAGAGGGTGTCtgcgctggaggaggagcttaCTGCTGCCAATCAGGAG ATTGTGGCCTTACGGGAGCAAAATGCGCACCTTCAGAGGAAAGTGGCgtcaggagagggagaagacgaCCTGCTGGAGGGCGAAGCTCAACAGAAGATCCACGGCAAG CGCCTGTCCAACGGCTCGCTGGAACCGTCCCACGAGGCGAGCcaggtggtggagctgcaggacctgctggagaAGCAGAACTACGAACTGGCCCAGATGAAGGAGCGCAtgtcctcgctctcctcccgCGTCTCCGAGGTGGAGCAAGAGCTGGAGACGGCCCGCAAGGACCTCATCAAGTCGGAGGAGATGAACAACAAGTACCAGAGGGACATCAAAGAG GCCATGTGTCAgaaggaggacatggaggaacGCATCGTCACCTTGGAGAAACGCTACCTGAGCGCCCAGCGGGAGTCCACCACGGTGCACGACATCAACGACAAACTGGAGAACGAGTTGGCCAATAAGGAGGCCTTCCTCAGACAG atggaggagaagaaccggcagctgcaggagaggctgGAGCTGGCCGAGcagaagctccagcagaccaTGAGGAAGGCCGAGACGCTGCCGGAGGTGGAGGCCGAGCTGGCCCAGAGGATAGCGGCGCTCACCAAG tctgactccagctcctcttcctcccccgaTGATTATCACTTTGTTATGGAAGCTAAGCTCCAAGACATGAACTCCATTCTTAGGAAG GCGGAGGAGCGTCACGGGAGCATAGAGGAGCGGATGAGGCACTTGGAGtgccagctggaggagaagaaccaggagctgctgagg GCCCgacagagggagaagatgaaCGAGGAGCACAATAAGAGACTCTCGGACACGGTGGACCGGCTCCTCACAGAGTCCAACGAACGGCTCCAGCTGCACCTCAAGGAGAGAATGGCCGCTCTGGAAGAGAAG aacctgctgatccaAGACTCGGAAGGTTACAGGAAACAGTACGAAGAGTCCATCCATGAAAAA TCGCAGCTGGCCGAAGAGATCGAGAAGCTGAGGTCGGAGCTGGACCAGTTCAGGCTGAGGGCAGGCTCCCTCACGGACCCCACCCTGTCACG ctctcatctggacaCTTCGGGTGACCTCCGATTCTCTCTGGGATCTCTGGCAGAGACCCAGTCGGACCACTACCGCTCAGCCAAAGTCATCCGGCGGCCGAGGAGAGGCCGGATGGGTCTGCGTGATGCCAAG GCGAAATCTCTGGGGGAGCAGGAGTGGCGCTCGCAGCAGCTGGGGGTTCTGGGAGGCCACTTCGAGAGCGACACGGAAATGTCGGACATCGACGACGACGACAGGGAAACGTTGTTCAGCTCCATGGACCTGCTGTCGCCCAGCGGACACTCGGACGCCCAGACTCTGGCCAtgatgctgcaggagcagctggacgcCATCAACAAGGAGATCCG GCTGatccaggaggagaaggagtcGACGGAGCTCCGGGCAGAAGAGATTGAAAACCGGGTGGCCAGCGTCAGCCTGGAGGGTCTCAACCTGGCCCGGATGCACCACCACGGAGCCTCCATCACCGCCTCGGCCACTGCGTCCTCCCTGGCCTCGTCCTCCCCGCCCAGCGGACACTCCACCCCAAAGCTGGACCCTCGAAGCCCCGCCCGCGATATGGAGCGGATGGGGGTGATGACACTG CCAAGCGATCTGAGGAAACACCGGAGAAAG ATAGCGGCGGTGGACGAGGATGGTCGCGAGGACAAGGCCACCATCAAGTGCGAGACCTCCCCACCTCCGACGCCGCGCACCGTGCGGATGACGCACACGCTGCCCGCCTCCTCGCACAACGACGCAAGAGG GATGGGCGCCTCTCTGGAAGCAGAGGCGAGCACGCTGAGCAGCGTCGCCAGCAGCCAGGACTCCCTCCACAAACAGCCCAAGAAGAAGGGCATCAAATCCTCCATCGGGCGCCTTTTCGGGAAGAAAGAGAAGGGCAGGATGGCCCACCTGGCACACAGACACGTCATGCTGGATCCACAAG cGACCATGATGGACCTGGACGGGGCGGGCCAGGACATGGGGGTGAGCAAGCTGGGAACTCAGGCCGAGAAGGACCGCAGGTTGAAAAAGAA CGG acacgagctgctggaggaggccaggAGAAAAGGTTTACCCTTCGCCCAGTGGGACGGCCCCACTGTGGTGGCCTGGCTGGAG CTGTGGTTAGGAATGCCAGCGTGGTACGTGGCAGCGTGCCGTGCCAACGTGAAGAGCGGAGCCATCATGTCTGCCCTTTCGGACACAGAGATCCAGAGGGAGATCGGCATCAGTAACCCTTTGCACCGGCTCAAGCTTCGCCTCGCCATCCAGGAAATGGTCTCGCTCACCAGCCCctcagccccgcccacctccagAACC CCGTCAGGCAACGTTTGGGTGACCCACGAGGAGATGGAGACCATGGCAGCCCCGTCCAAAACG AAATCCCAGTCTGAAGAGGGCAGCTGGGCTCAG actctgGCCTACGGCGACATGAACCACGAGTGGATCGGGAACGAATGGCTGCCCAGTCTCGGACTACCTCAGTACCGCAGCTACTTCATGGAGTGCCTGGTGGACGCACGCATGCTGGACCACCTCACCAAGAAGGACCTGAGGGTGCACCTCAAAATGGTGGACAGCTTCCACAG AACCAGTTTACAGTACGGAATCATGTGTCTGAAGAAGCTCAACTACGacaggaaggagctggagcGCCGCAGAGAGCACAGCCAGCACGAGATCAGAG ATGTGCTGGTGTGGAGCAACGAGCGGGTCATCCGGTGGGTCCAGAGCGTAGGCCTGAGGGACTACGCCAACATCCTCCTGGAGAGCGGCGTGCACGGCGCTCTGGTCGCCCTGGATGACAACTTCGACTACAGCAGTCTGGGGCTGCTCCTCCAGATCCCCACGCAAAACACTCAG GCACGTCAGATTCTGGAGCGGGAGTACAATAACCTGCTGGCCCTGGGCACCGACAGGAGGCTGGACGAG TGCGATGACAAAGACTTCAGAGGTCCGTCCTGGCGGCGGCAGTTCCCCCCCCGAGACATTCACGGTATAAGTATGATGCCCGGCTCGGCGGAGACGCTCCCCGCCGGATTCCGTCTCACCACGACGTCCGGACACTCCCGAAGGCTGCCCCCCGAAG CTGCAGTTCTGAATGGAGACTAG
- the ppfia2 gene encoding liprin-alpha-2 isoform X3, whose amino-acid sequence MMCEVMPTISEDTALSQRGSQSSASDPDSHFEQLMVNMLDERDRLLDTLRETQESLSLAQQHLQDVIYDRDSLQRQLSSALPQEFAALTKELNACREQLLEKEEEISELKAERNNTRLLLEHLECLVSRHERSLRMTVVKRQAQSPSGVSSEVEVLKALKSLFEHHKALDEKVRERLRVSLERVSALEEELTAANQEIVALREQNAHLQRKVASGEGEDDLLEGEAQQKIHGKRLSNGSLEPSHEASQVVELQDLLEKQNYELAQMKERMSSLSSRVSEVEQELETARKDLIKSEEMNNKYQRDIKEAMCQKEDMEERIVTLEKRYLSAQRESTTVHDINDKLENELANKEAFLRQMEEKNRQLQERLELAEQKLQQTMRKAETLPEVEAELAQRIAALTKSDSSSSSSPDDYHFVMEAKLQDMNSILRKAEERHGSIEERMRHLECQLEEKNQELLRARQREKMNEEHNKRLSDTVDRLLTESNERLQLHLKERMAALEEKNLLIQDSEGYRKQYEESIHEKSQLAEEIEKLRSELDQFRLRAGSLTDPTLSRSHLDTSGDLRFSLGSLAETQSDHYRSAKVIRRPRRGRMGLRDAKAKSLGEQEWRSQQLGVLGGHFESDTEMSDIDDDDRETLFSSMDLLSPSGHSDAQTLAMMLQEQLDAINKEIRLIQEEKESTELRAEEIENRVASVSLEGLNLARMHHHGASITASATASSLASSSPPSGHSTPKLDPRSPARDMERMGVMTLPSDLRKHRRKIAAVDEDGREDKATIKCETSPPPTPRTVRMTHTLPASSHNDARGMGASLEAEASTLSSVASSQDSLHKQPKKKGIKSSIGRLFGKKEKGRMAHLAHRHVMLDPQATMMDLDGAGQDMGVSKLGTQAEKDRRLKKNGHELLEEARRKGLPFAQWDGPTVVAWLELWLGMPAWYVAACRANVKSGAIMSALSDTEIQREIGISNPLHRLKLRLAIQEMVSLTSPSAPPTSRTPSGNVWVTHEEMETMAAPSKTKSQSEEGSWAQTLAYGDMNHEWIGNEWLPSLGLPQYRSYFMECLVDARMLDHLTKKDLRVHLKMVDSFHRTSLQYGIMCLKKLNYDRKELERRREHSQHEIRDVLVWSNERVIRWVQSVGLRDYANILLESGVHGALVALDDNFDYSSLGLLLQIPTQNTQARQILEREYNNLLALGTDRRLDECDDKDFRGPSWRRQFPPRDIHGISMMPGSAETLPAGFRLTTTSGHSRRLPPEVLYEALDDSPDDMYLDWFQVGPSAVQRLDSSSLQF is encoded by the exons GAGTTCGCCGCCCTCACCAAGGAGCTGAACGCCTGccgggagcagctgctggagaaggaggaggagatctcGGAGCTGAAAGCCGAGAGGAACAACACCAGG CTCCTGCTCGAGCATCTGGAGTGCCTGGTGTCCCGACACGAGCGCTCGCTCCGCATGACCGTGGTCAAGCGCCAGGCTCAGTCTCCCTCGGGGGTCTCCAGCGAAGTCGAGGTCCTCAAAGCGCTCAAGTCCTTGTTTGAACACCACAAAGCCCTCGATGAGAAG gTGAGGGAGAGGCTCCGGGTGTCTCTGGAGAGGGTGTCtgcgctggaggaggagcttaCTGCTGCCAATCAGGAG ATTGTGGCCTTACGGGAGCAAAATGCGCACCTTCAGAGGAAAGTGGCgtcaggagagggagaagacgaCCTGCTGGAGGGCGAAGCTCAACAGAAGATCCACGGCAAG CGCCTGTCCAACGGCTCGCTGGAACCGTCCCACGAGGCGAGCcaggtggtggagctgcaggacctgctggagaAGCAGAACTACGAACTGGCCCAGATGAAGGAGCGCAtgtcctcgctctcctcccgCGTCTCCGAGGTGGAGCAAGAGCTGGAGACGGCCCGCAAGGACCTCATCAAGTCGGAGGAGATGAACAACAAGTACCAGAGGGACATCAAAGAG GCCATGTGTCAgaaggaggacatggaggaacGCATCGTCACCTTGGAGAAACGCTACCTGAGCGCCCAGCGGGAGTCCACCACGGTGCACGACATCAACGACAAACTGGAGAACGAGTTGGCCAATAAGGAGGCCTTCCTCAGACAG atggaggagaagaaccggcagctgcaggagaggctgGAGCTGGCCGAGcagaagctccagcagaccaTGAGGAAGGCCGAGACGCTGCCGGAGGTGGAGGCCGAGCTGGCCCAGAGGATAGCGGCGCTCACCAAG tctgactccagctcctcttcctcccccgaTGATTATCACTTTGTTATGGAAGCTAAGCTCCAAGACATGAACTCCATTCTTAGGAAG GCGGAGGAGCGTCACGGGAGCATAGAGGAGCGGATGAGGCACTTGGAGtgccagctggaggagaagaaccaggagctgctgagg GCCCgacagagggagaagatgaaCGAGGAGCACAATAAGAGACTCTCGGACACGGTGGACCGGCTCCTCACAGAGTCCAACGAACGGCTCCAGCTGCACCTCAAGGAGAGAATGGCCGCTCTGGAAGAGAAG aacctgctgatccaAGACTCGGAAGGTTACAGGAAACAGTACGAAGAGTCCATCCATGAAAAA TCGCAGCTGGCCGAAGAGATCGAGAAGCTGAGGTCGGAGCTGGACCAGTTCAGGCTGAGGGCAGGCTCCCTCACGGACCCCACCCTGTCACG ctctcatctggacaCTTCGGGTGACCTCCGATTCTCTCTGGGATCTCTGGCAGAGACCCAGTCGGACCACTACCGCTCAGCCAAAGTCATCCGGCGGCCGAGGAGAGGCCGGATGGGTCTGCGTGATGCCAAG GCGAAATCTCTGGGGGAGCAGGAGTGGCGCTCGCAGCAGCTGGGGGTTCTGGGAGGCCACTTCGAGAGCGACACGGAAATGTCGGACATCGACGACGACGACAGGGAAACGTTGTTCAGCTCCATGGACCTGCTGTCGCCCAGCGGACACTCGGACGCCCAGACTCTGGCCAtgatgctgcaggagcagctggacgcCATCAACAAGGAGATCCG GCTGatccaggaggagaaggagtcGACGGAGCTCCGGGCAGAAGAGATTGAAAACCGGGTGGCCAGCGTCAGCCTGGAGGGTCTCAACCTGGCCCGGATGCACCACCACGGAGCCTCCATCACCGCCTCGGCCACTGCGTCCTCCCTGGCCTCGTCCTCCCCGCCCAGCGGACACTCCACCCCAAAGCTGGACCCTCGAAGCCCCGCCCGCGATATGGAGCGGATGGGGGTGATGACACTG CCAAGCGATCTGAGGAAACACCGGAGAAAG ATAGCGGCGGTGGACGAGGATGGTCGCGAGGACAAGGCCACCATCAAGTGCGAGACCTCCCCACCTCCGACGCCGCGCACCGTGCGGATGACGCACACGCTGCCCGCCTCCTCGCACAACGACGCAAGAGG GATGGGCGCCTCTCTGGAAGCAGAGGCGAGCACGCTGAGCAGCGTCGCCAGCAGCCAGGACTCCCTCCACAAACAGCCCAAGAAGAAGGGCATCAAATCCTCCATCGGGCGCCTTTTCGGGAAGAAAGAGAAGGGCAGGATGGCCCACCTGGCACACAGACACGTCATGCTGGATCCACAAG cGACCATGATGGACCTGGACGGGGCGGGCCAGGACATGGGGGTGAGCAAGCTGGGAACTCAGGCCGAGAAGGACCGCAGGTTGAAAAAGAA CGG acacgagctgctggaggaggccaggAGAAAAGGTTTACCCTTCGCCCAGTGGGACGGCCCCACTGTGGTGGCCTGGCTGGAG CTGTGGTTAGGAATGCCAGCGTGGTACGTGGCAGCGTGCCGTGCCAACGTGAAGAGCGGAGCCATCATGTCTGCCCTTTCGGACACAGAGATCCAGAGGGAGATCGGCATCAGTAACCCTTTGCACCGGCTCAAGCTTCGCCTCGCCATCCAGGAAATGGTCTCGCTCACCAGCCCctcagccccgcccacctccagAACC CCGTCAGGCAACGTTTGGGTGACCCACGAGGAGATGGAGACCATGGCAGCCCCGTCCAAAACG AAATCCCAGTCTGAAGAGGGCAGCTGGGCTCAG actctgGCCTACGGCGACATGAACCACGAGTGGATCGGGAACGAATGGCTGCCCAGTCTCGGACTACCTCAGTACCGCAGCTACTTCATGGAGTGCCTGGTGGACGCACGCATGCTGGACCACCTCACCAAGAAGGACCTGAGGGTGCACCTCAAAATGGTGGACAGCTTCCACAG AACCAGTTTACAGTACGGAATCATGTGTCTGAAGAAGCTCAACTACGacaggaaggagctggagcGCCGCAGAGAGCACAGCCAGCACGAGATCAGAG ATGTGCTGGTGTGGAGCAACGAGCGGGTCATCCGGTGGGTCCAGAGCGTAGGCCTGAGGGACTACGCCAACATCCTCCTGGAGAGCGGCGTGCACGGCGCTCTGGTCGCCCTGGATGACAACTTCGACTACAGCAGTCTGGGGCTGCTCCTCCAGATCCCCACGCAAAACACTCAG GCACGTCAGATTCTGGAGCGGGAGTACAATAACCTGCTGGCCCTGGGCACCGACAGGAGGCTGGACGAG TGCGATGACAAAGACTTCAGAGGTCCGTCCTGGCGGCGGCAGTTCCCCCCCCGAGACATTCACGGTATAAGTATGATGCCCGGCTCGGCGGAGACGCTCCCCGCCGGATTCCGTCTCACCACGACGTCCGGACACTCCCGAAGGCTGCCCCCCGAAG TCCTGTATGAGGCCCTGGACGACAGTCCTGACGACATGTATTTGGACTGGTTTCAAG TCGGACCCTCCGCGGTGCAGCGGCTGGACAGCTCCTCG CTGCAGTTCTGA
- the ppfia2 gene encoding liprin-alpha-2 isoform X10, translating into MMIFSDMSAGTNSPKVHPPNGTRFYTFQEFAALTKELNACREQLLEKEEEISELKAERNNTRLLLEHLECLVSRHERSLRMTVVKRQAQSPSGVSSEVEVLKALKSLFEHHKALDEKVRERLRVSLERVSALEEELTAANQEIVALREQNAHLQRKVASGEGEDDLLEGEAQQKIHGKRLSNGSLEPSHEASQVVELQDLLEKQNYELAQMKERMSSLSSRVSEVEQELETARKDLIKSEEMNNKYQRDIKEAMCQKEDMEERIVTLEKRYLSAQRESTTVHDINDKLENELANKEAFLRQMEEKNRQLQERLELAEQKLQQTMRKAETLPEVEAELAQRIAALTKSDSSSSSSPDDYHFVMEAKLQDMNSILRKAEERHGSIEERMRHLECQLEEKNQELLRARQREKMNEEHNKRLSDTVDRLLTESNERLQLHLKERMAALEEKNLLIQDSEGYRKQYEESIHEKSQLAEEIEKLRSELDQFRLRAGSLTDPTLSRSHLDTSGDLRFSLGSLAETQSDHYRSAKVIRRPRRGRMGLRDAKAKSLGEQEWRSQQLGVLGGHFESDTEMSDIDDDDRETLFSSMDLLSPSGHSDAQTLAMMLQEQLDAINKEIRLIQEEKESTELRAEEIENRVASVSLEGLNLARMHHHGASITASATASSLASSSPPSGHSTPKLDPRSPARDMERMGVMTLPSDLRKHRRKIAAVDEDGREDKATIKCETSPPPTPRTVRMTHTLPASSHNDARGMGASLEAEASTLSSVASSQDSLHKQPKKKGIKSSIGRLFGKKEKGRMAHLAHRHVMLDPQATMMDLDGAGQDMGVSKLGTQAEKDRRLKKNGHELLEEARRKGLPFAQWDGPTVVAWLELWLGMPAWYVAACRANVKSGAIMSALSDTEIQREIGISNPLHRLKLRLAIQEMVSLTSPSAPPTSRTPSGNVWVTHEEMETMAAPSKTKSQSEEGSWAQTLAYGDMNHEWIGNEWLPSLGLPQYRSYFMECLVDARMLDHLTKKDLRVHLKMVDSFHRTSLQYGIMCLKKLNYDRKELERRREHSQHEIRDVLVWSNERVIRWVQSVGLRDYANILLESGVHGALVALDDNFDYSSLGLLLQIPTQNTQARQILEREYNNLLALGTDRRLDECDDKDFRGPSWRRQFPPRDIHGISMMPGSAETLPAGFRLTTTSGHSRRLPPEVLYEALDDSPDDMYLDWFQVGPSAVQRLDSSSVRTYSC; encoded by the exons GAGTTCGCCGCCCTCACCAAGGAGCTGAACGCCTGccgggagcagctgctggagaaggaggaggagatctcGGAGCTGAAAGCCGAGAGGAACAACACCAGG CTCCTGCTCGAGCATCTGGAGTGCCTGGTGTCCCGACACGAGCGCTCGCTCCGCATGACCGTGGTCAAGCGCCAGGCTCAGTCTCCCTCGGGGGTCTCCAGCGAAGTCGAGGTCCTCAAAGCGCTCAAGTCCTTGTTTGAACACCACAAAGCCCTCGATGAGAAG gTGAGGGAGAGGCTCCGGGTGTCTCTGGAGAGGGTGTCtgcgctggaggaggagcttaCTGCTGCCAATCAGGAG ATTGTGGCCTTACGGGAGCAAAATGCGCACCTTCAGAGGAAAGTGGCgtcaggagagggagaagacgaCCTGCTGGAGGGCGAAGCTCAACAGAAGATCCACGGCAAG CGCCTGTCCAACGGCTCGCTGGAACCGTCCCACGAGGCGAGCcaggtggtggagctgcaggacctgctggagaAGCAGAACTACGAACTGGCCCAGATGAAGGAGCGCAtgtcctcgctctcctcccgCGTCTCCGAGGTGGAGCAAGAGCTGGAGACGGCCCGCAAGGACCTCATCAAGTCGGAGGAGATGAACAACAAGTACCAGAGGGACATCAAAGAG GCCATGTGTCAgaaggaggacatggaggaacGCATCGTCACCTTGGAGAAACGCTACCTGAGCGCCCAGCGGGAGTCCACCACGGTGCACGACATCAACGACAAACTGGAGAACGAGTTGGCCAATAAGGAGGCCTTCCTCAGACAG atggaggagaagaaccggcagctgcaggagaggctgGAGCTGGCCGAGcagaagctccagcagaccaTGAGGAAGGCCGAGACGCTGCCGGAGGTGGAGGCCGAGCTGGCCCAGAGGATAGCGGCGCTCACCAAG tctgactccagctcctcttcctcccccgaTGATTATCACTTTGTTATGGAAGCTAAGCTCCAAGACATGAACTCCATTCTTAGGAAG GCGGAGGAGCGTCACGGGAGCATAGAGGAGCGGATGAGGCACTTGGAGtgccagctggaggagaagaaccaggagctgctgagg GCCCgacagagggagaagatgaaCGAGGAGCACAATAAGAGACTCTCGGACACGGTGGACCGGCTCCTCACAGAGTCCAACGAACGGCTCCAGCTGCACCTCAAGGAGAGAATGGCCGCTCTGGAAGAGAAG aacctgctgatccaAGACTCGGAAGGTTACAGGAAACAGTACGAAGAGTCCATCCATGAAAAA TCGCAGCTGGCCGAAGAGATCGAGAAGCTGAGGTCGGAGCTGGACCAGTTCAGGCTGAGGGCAGGCTCCCTCACGGACCCCACCCTGTCACG ctctcatctggacaCTTCGGGTGACCTCCGATTCTCTCTGGGATCTCTGGCAGAGACCCAGTCGGACCACTACCGCTCAGCCAAAGTCATCCGGCGGCCGAGGAGAGGCCGGATGGGTCTGCGTGATGCCAAG GCGAAATCTCTGGGGGAGCAGGAGTGGCGCTCGCAGCAGCTGGGGGTTCTGGGAGGCCACTTCGAGAGCGACACGGAAATGTCGGACATCGACGACGACGACAGGGAAACGTTGTTCAGCTCCATGGACCTGCTGTCGCCCAGCGGACACTCGGACGCCCAGACTCTGGCCAtgatgctgcaggagcagctggacgcCATCAACAAGGAGATCCG GCTGatccaggaggagaaggagtcGACGGAGCTCCGGGCAGAAGAGATTGAAAACCGGGTGGCCAGCGTCAGCCTGGAGGGTCTCAACCTGGCCCGGATGCACCACCACGGAGCCTCCATCACCGCCTCGGCCACTGCGTCCTCCCTGGCCTCGTCCTCCCCGCCCAGCGGACACTCCACCCCAAAGCTGGACCCTCGAAGCCCCGCCCGCGATATGGAGCGGATGGGGGTGATGACACTG CCAAGCGATCTGAGGAAACACCGGAGAAAG ATAGCGGCGGTGGACGAGGATGGTCGCGAGGACAAGGCCACCATCAAGTGCGAGACCTCCCCACCTCCGACGCCGCGCACCGTGCGGATGACGCACACGCTGCCCGCCTCCTCGCACAACGACGCAAGAGG GATGGGCGCCTCTCTGGAAGCAGAGGCGAGCACGCTGAGCAGCGTCGCCAGCAGCCAGGACTCCCTCCACAAACAGCCCAAGAAGAAGGGCATCAAATCCTCCATCGGGCGCCTTTTCGGGAAGAAAGAGAAGGGCAGGATGGCCCACCTGGCACACAGACACGTCATGCTGGATCCACAAG cGACCATGATGGACCTGGACGGGGCGGGCCAGGACATGGGGGTGAGCAAGCTGGGAACTCAGGCCGAGAAGGACCGCAGGTTGAAAAAGAA CGG acacgagctgctggaggaggccaggAGAAAAGGTTTACCCTTCGCCCAGTGGGACGGCCCCACTGTGGTGGCCTGGCTGGAG CTGTGGTTAGGAATGCCAGCGTGGTACGTGGCAGCGTGCCGTGCCAACGTGAAGAGCGGAGCCATCATGTCTGCCCTTTCGGACACAGAGATCCAGAGGGAGATCGGCATCAGTAACCCTTTGCACCGGCTCAAGCTTCGCCTCGCCATCCAGGAAATGGTCTCGCTCACCAGCCCctcagccccgcccacctccagAACC CCGTCAGGCAACGTTTGGGTGACCCACGAGGAGATGGAGACCATGGCAGCCCCGTCCAAAACG AAATCCCAGTCTGAAGAGGGCAGCTGGGCTCAG actctgGCCTACGGCGACATGAACCACGAGTGGATCGGGAACGAATGGCTGCCCAGTCTCGGACTACCTCAGTACCGCAGCTACTTCATGGAGTGCCTGGTGGACGCACGCATGCTGGACCACCTCACCAAGAAGGACCTGAGGGTGCACCTCAAAATGGTGGACAGCTTCCACAG AACCAGTTTACAGTACGGAATCATGTGTCTGAAGAAGCTCAACTACGacaggaaggagctggagcGCCGCAGAGAGCACAGCCAGCACGAGATCAGAG ATGTGCTGGTGTGGAGCAACGAGCGGGTCATCCGGTGGGTCCAGAGCGTAGGCCTGAGGGACTACGCCAACATCCTCCTGGAGAGCGGCGTGCACGGCGCTCTGGTCGCCCTGGATGACAACTTCGACTACAGCAGTCTGGGGCTGCTCCTCCAGATCCCCACGCAAAACACTCAG GCACGTCAGATTCTGGAGCGGGAGTACAATAACCTGCTGGCCCTGGGCACCGACAGGAGGCTGGACGAG TGCGATGACAAAGACTTCAGAGGTCCGTCCTGGCGGCGGCAGTTCCCCCCCCGAGACATTCACGGTATAAGTATGATGCCCGGCTCGGCGGAGACGCTCCCCGCCGGATTCCGTCTCACCACGACGTCCGGACACTCCCGAAGGCTGCCCCCCGAAG TCCTGTATGAGGCCCTGGACGACAGTCCTGACGACATGTATTTGGACTGGTTTCAAG TCGGACCCTCCGCGGTGCAGCGGCTGGACAGCTCCTCGGTGAGAACCTattcctgctga